A region of the Chitinivibrionia bacterium genome:
CCGCCACCATAGAAAACGATTTTGCAATAATGGTCGCCCGAAATTGCGAAGGAATAAGTTATGACGCCGCCCGAAAAGCAAAAGTAAATATTTTAGTGGTGGTTCTTATAAATAAAAATGTCAGCGAGGAAAAAGTTATAGAATTAACCGCAGACATCGCAACATTTTTTAAGGATATTACGATTAACGCCGCTGTAAAAAGCGAGGAAACAGACACTATTTCGGAACTTTTCCGTGAAAAAAACGAAGAAGAAGACGGCGAAAAAAAGACAACAAAAGAGCCGCTTTTATCATCTGCCGCAGCCCTTGCCCGTGAAATAAACGCAAAAGCGATTTTGATTTTTGCCGACGCTAAACAAGATGTGGAATTTCTCAGAAATATCCGTATCCGCAAGCAAATAATAATTATAACGGCAAACAGAAGCAGATTTCCCGAAAACCTGATAGATTACGATTTTGTGCAGGCGCCGGCAGGAAAGGCGAGTGGAATGGGTCAGATAAAAATCGGAATAATGCTCGCCCTCTCTCGAAATTTAATAGCGCGCGAAGACACTGTCGTTTGCATTGCAGGAGCTCCGGGAAAAGATGTATTTAATCTTATTTCGGTAGTCGATATAGACAAAGAATTTGACTTTTTCTTCACACACACGCGCTCGCTTACTCCGCCCGACGTAAAGCCCGAAGTTTTGGAGCGGGTCTTGGGACTTGCAACCGAAATCGGACTTGAGGGGCGCGAGGGCAGGTCGATAGGCACAATTTTTGTTTTGGGCGACAGTGAAAATGTGGATGACCACATAACGCAACTCATAATAAATCCGTTTAAGGGCTACAAAAAGAGCGAGCGAAATGTGCTCGACCCCGCAATAGAAGAAACTATAAAAGAATTTGCCAGCATCGACGGCGCGTTTGTGGTCGATGGAGGCGGCGTAGTGATTTCGGCGGGAACATATCTGAACCCCACTTTCCCCGACACGGGAATGATACCCGAACTTTTGAGCGGATTGGGAGCGCGGCACGCGGCGGCGGCTGGAATTACCGTCTGTACCAACGCCATAGCGATTGTCACTTCGGAATCCACAGGACAAGTTACGGTTTTCAAAAACGGCTCAACTGTTTTGACACTTTCTAAACAAGGCGGACTGTAAGAATGAAGCTGAAAATGAAGAAAAGAGTTCTCGTTTTCAAACTTATTATCGCGGTAGCAATTATCGCGGTAGCAGTCGTCAGTGCAAGACCTATCAGAGCGATTTTTTTTGACAGAGCGCAAACAAAAAGCATAATGAAAAGCAAAATCGCCGAAAAAGATTCGCTTCAAAACATATTGCGAGGAATAAAGGAAGACCCCAACAATTTGGAAAGAGTTGTTCGCAACAGCGGTTATTCACGGAAAAACGAAACTATGTTGAAAATTATAGCCCCCGACCGAGAAAGCGAAAACAGAAGAATTGAAACAGGTTTATTTTTGGGAATTGCGGCGGCAACAATAATTTTGCTTATAATACTTTTTGCCGTTCCCGTAAAAACCAAAGAAGAAAAAAATAAAGAGGAAGAACGTCCGTGCAATCAGACGGATACGCAAGAATAAAAGAAGAAATCCTGAAAAGAGCGGACATCGTATCTACGATAGAGCGTTATGTTCCGCTTAAAAAATCAGGAAATTCCTATATGGGTTTATGCCCTTTTCACAACGAAAAATCACCGTCATTTTCTGTCAGTCCCGACACAGGAAACGGTGGAATGTACTACTGTTTCGGTTGCCAAAAAGGCGGCGATATTTTTAATTTTCTTATGGAAAAAGAGGGTTTTTCGTTTACGGAAGCATTGAAATCTCTCGCAAGCGAGTACGGAATTCCGTGGAATATAGAAAACAGCAAAAAAGAAGGGGACGAATACACCTCGACTTCTAATCGTTTTACTCTGCTTAAAGCGAGTGAATTTGCCGCCAATTTTTTCTACGACGAAATGAAAAAAAGTGCGTTTGCCAAAGAATACTTTAAGAGCCGCGGCATTTCGGGAGAAACTGCCAAAGAATTTCGCCTCGGATTTGCTCCAAACTCTTACGACGCACTACTTTCGGCGGCGAGAAGAGCCAAATTTGACGAAAATTTGCTTATAGAAGCCTCGCTTATAAAAAAGAGTGAATGGGGCGTTTATGATTTTTTCAGAAACCGCGCAATTTTTCCGATATTCGACACTTCGGGCAGACCCGTTGCTTTCGGCGGGCGGGCAATGGGCGACGAAATGCCGAAATATCTGAACTCTTCAAACTCGCCGCTTTACGACAAAAGCCGAATTTTTTACGGATATTATCAGGCGCAGAACGAAATTAAAGCCGAAAAAACCGCGATTTTGGTAGAGGGTTATATGGATATGATTTCGCTCTATCAGAACGGAATAAAAAACGCCATCGCCCCCTGCGGAACAAGTTTTTCGCAAGAACACGCTGTTTTTTTGAGCAGAGTATGCCAAAAAGCCATAGTTGTTTTTGACGGCGACAAAGCAGGAATAAACGGCGCAAAAAAGATTATAGAAAAACTTCTGCCTCTAGAAATCGATGTGCGCCACGTTTTAATTCCAAACAACCAAGACCCCGACGATTTTGTGCGAAAGAACGGAAAAGACGCATTTTCAGAACT
Encoded here:
- a CDS encoding diadenylate cyclase translates to MAFRNYLISDIILDVDSDFKDEALDFVVKRMCKKAKIAKYKPIIDEILEREDNVSSFVGQGVAIVKATATIENDFAIMVARNCEGISYDAARKAKVNILVVVLINKNVSEEKVIELTADIATFFKDITINAAVKSEETDTISELFREKNEEEDGEKKTTKEPLLSSAAALAREINAKAILIFADAKQDVEFLRNIRIRKQIIIITANRSRFPENLIDYDFVQAPAGKASGMGQIKIGIMLALSRNLIAREDTVVCIAGAPGKDVFNLISVVDIDKEFDFFFTHTRSLTPPDVKPEVLERVLGLATEIGLEGREGRSIGTIFVLGDSENVDDHITQLIINPFKGYKKSERNVLDPAIEETIKEFASIDGAFVVDGGGVVISAGTYLNPTFPDTGMIPELLSGLGARHAAAAGITVCTNAIAIVTSESTGQVTVFKNGSTVLTLSKQGGL
- the dnaG gene encoding DNA primase; translated protein: MQSDGYARIKEEILKRADIVSTIERYVPLKKSGNSYMGLCPFHNEKSPSFSVSPDTGNGGMYYCFGCQKGGDIFNFLMEKEGFSFTEALKSLASEYGIPWNIENSKKEGDEYTSTSNRFTLLKASEFAANFFYDEMKKSAFAKEYFKSRGISGETAKEFRLGFAPNSYDALLSAARRAKFDENLLIEASLIKKSEWGVYDFFRNRAIFPIFDTSGRPVAFGGRAMGDEMPKYLNSSNSPLYDKSRIFYGYYQAQNEIKAEKTAILVEGYMDMISLYQNGIKNAIAPCGTSFSQEHAVFLSRVCQKAIVVFDGDKAGINGAKKIIEKLLPLEIDVRHVLIPNNQDPDDFVRKNGKDAFSELVKHSQDGFSFCVEQIEKERNVATPVGKSKALKDITPMLAEIKNEIILSDFITNISMRWKIAPTEIKRSIYNLPKNPNTAAPASTSENFNFQDENKRVFYTEEGRILQLLFCYPNILAEIKNETEDDLFCEALVNRLFLLMKRGNLDKDNFLRNENLYGQETAFLLTLTSEESGVQNEDEAREQVNIKLNRLRKIDLQKKNERLKDLIREESDEEKRINMLAKLAKNQKEIAALQKKKTELK